From Bacteroidales bacterium WCE2004, a single genomic window includes:
- a CDS encoding Tetratricopeptide repeat-containing protein translates to MRSSLLAVLLLFCSLSAFAQADRRDVRAGNRKFRRDQFKEAEIDYRKALVKDSTSVTARYDLASALYRQEDFEGAFKTLNGVQHPLVPAQYCYNAGNAAAQQKDWQNAVEMYKAALIRDPGDLEAKENYIYAKKMLEKEGGKDQNRQNQQNQQNQQDQQDQQDQQDQQNQNQNQNQDQNQQDQDQNQDQGDGQKRQEISPQQVQQMLKAIQAQEKTTQDKVNKEKAALLKSRQKEKNW, encoded by the coding sequence ATGAGAAGTAGTTTACTGGCCGTCCTGCTGCTGTTCTGCAGCCTGTCCGCCTTCGCGCAGGCAGACCGCCGCGACGTGCGGGCCGGCAACCGCAAGTTCCGCCGCGACCAGTTCAAGGAAGCGGAGATCGACTATCGCAAGGCGCTGGTCAAGGACTCTACGTCCGTGACCGCGCGCTACGACCTGGCTTCGGCCCTGTACCGGCAGGAGGACTTCGAGGGGGCGTTCAAGACACTGAACGGCGTCCAGCACCCGCTCGTGCCGGCGCAATACTGCTACAATGCCGGCAATGCCGCCGCGCAGCAGAAAGACTGGCAGAACGCCGTCGAGATGTACAAGGCGGCGCTGATCCGCGATCCGGGCGACCTGGAGGCCAAGGAGAATTACATCTACGCCAAGAAGATGCTGGAGAAAGAGGGAGGGAAGGACCAGAACCGGCAGAATCAGCAGAATCAGCAGAACCAGCAGGATCAACAGGATCAACAGGATCAGCAAGATCAACAGAACCAGAATCAGAACCAGAATCAGGACCAGAACCAGCAGGACCAGGATCAGAACCAGGACCAGGGTGACGGCCAGAAGCGTCAGGAGATCTCGCCGCAGCAGGTCCAGCAGATGCTGAAGGCCATCCAGGCCCAGGAGAAGACGACCCAGGACAAGGTGAACAAGGAGAAAGCCGCCCTGCTGAAGTCCCGTCAGAAAGAAAAGAATTGGTGA
- a CDS encoding Ca-activated chloride channel family protein, giving the protein MFARAYFLWLLLLVLLIPVGYALLRRARRARIRRFGDEKLVAALMPSWSSAKGWWRTILFCLGFACFAIGLARPLLGAKLVERETKGAEIMICLDVSNSMLAQDYSPDRLSRAKLAISRIVDRLDGDRIGLIIFAGTSFVQLPITTDYVSAKMFLGSIDTQSVPVQGTAIGDAILTAAKSFSVQSEKSRAIIVITDGENHEDDPVDAARQVAETGIRVYTVGVGSLQGQPIPLDGDLMKDKDGNIVVTRLDEETLKRVASAGNGAYVHAGSEEFGLNPILSEIRKLEDERFNNTVFEEYDEQYMYFFAAALFFFVLEMLIGERRAKRRLFDEK; this is encoded by the coding sequence ATGTTTGCCCGTGCCTATTTCCTGTGGCTGTTGCTGCTCGTGCTGCTGATCCCGGTCGGATACGCGCTCCTGCGCCGTGCCCGCCGCGCCCGCATCCGCCGCTTCGGCGACGAGAAACTCGTCGCCGCCCTGATGCCCTCCTGGTCTTCGGCCAAGGGCTGGTGGCGGACCATCCTCTTCTGCCTCGGCTTCGCCTGCTTCGCGATCGGCCTGGCCCGCCCGCTGCTGGGCGCCAAGCTCGTCGAGCGCGAGACCAAGGGCGCCGAGATCATGATCTGCCTGGACGTGTCCAATTCGATGCTCGCCCAGGACTATTCCCCCGACCGCCTGTCGCGGGCCAAACTGGCCATTTCCCGCATCGTGGACCGCCTGGACGGCGACCGCATCGGCCTGATCATCTTCGCCGGCACTTCCTTCGTGCAGCTGCCGATCACGACGGACTACGTCTCCGCCAAGATGTTCCTGGGCTCGATCGACACCCAGTCCGTGCCCGTGCAGGGCACCGCCATCGGCGATGCCATCCTCACGGCCGCCAAGAGCTTCAGCGTGCAGAGCGAGAAGAGCCGCGCGATCATCGTGATCACCGACGGCGAGAACCACGAAGACGATCCCGTGGACGCCGCCCGCCAGGTGGCCGAGACGGGCATCCGCGTCTACACGGTCGGCGTGGGCTCGCTGCAGGGCCAGCCGATCCCGCTGGACGGCGACCTGATGAAGGACAAGGACGGCAACATCGTCGTGACCCGCCTGGACGAGGAGACGCTCAAGCGCGTCGCGTCGGCGGGCAACGGCGCCTATGTCCACGCCGGTAGCGAGGAGTTCGGGCTCAATCCCATCCTCTCCGAGATCCGCAAGCTCGAGGACGAGCGCTTCAACAACACCGTCTTCGAGGAATATGACGAACAGTATATGTATTTCTTTGCAGCGGCGCTCTTCTTCTTCGTGCTGGAGATGCTGATCGGCGAGCGCCGCGCCAAAAGGAGGTTGTTCGATGAGAAGTAG
- a CDS encoding Ca-activated chloride channel family protein: MNFEYPSLLWLLLVPLLLVGLYLYRELAERRPHLRVATLAPWMQAGRNLKSVLRHVPMVLRTAALCLLVVALARPRSTSEVEKRDTEGIDIMLVMDVSTSMMARDFTPDRLSAAKDIAVEFIAQRPSDRMGIVVFAGESYTQCPLTTDRATLINLMKEVQTDLIEDGTAIGNGLGTAVTRMLDSDAPSRVVILLTDGVNNCGEVAPLTAAEIARTYGIRVYTIGVGANGVAPYPVMTPWGVEMQKVKVEIDEDLLKQISESTGGRYFRATDNTKLAEIYSEINKMEKARTTVDSFPVYKELFGRFGVAALICLLLELLVGLLLRRMP, encoded by the coding sequence ATGAACTTTGAGTATCCTTCCCTGCTGTGGCTGCTTCTCGTGCCGCTGCTGCTCGTCGGCCTCTATCTCTACCGGGAGCTGGCGGAGCGGCGCCCGCATCTGCGCGTCGCGACGCTCGCGCCCTGGATGCAGGCCGGCCGCAATCTCAAATCCGTGCTGCGCCACGTCCCGATGGTGCTGCGCACGGCCGCGCTCTGCCTGCTGGTCGTGGCGCTGGCCCGCCCGCGCTCGACCTCGGAGGTCGAGAAGCGCGACACGGAAGGCATCGACATCATGCTGGTCATGGACGTGTCCACGAGCATGATGGCCCGGGACTTCACGCCCGACCGCCTCAGCGCGGCCAAGGACATCGCCGTCGAATTCATCGCCCAGCGGCCGAGCGACCGGATGGGCATCGTGGTCTTCGCGGGCGAGAGCTACACGCAGTGCCCGCTGACGACCGACCGCGCCACGCTGATCAACCTGATGAAGGAAGTGCAGACCGACCTGATCGAGGACGGCACCGCCATCGGCAACGGCCTCGGCACGGCGGTGACCCGCATGCTGGATTCCGACGCGCCGAGCCGCGTGGTCATCCTGCTGACGGACGGCGTCAACAACTGCGGCGAGGTGGCCCCGCTCACGGCGGCCGAGATCGCCAGGACCTATGGCATTCGCGTCTACACGATCGGCGTGGGCGCCAACGGCGTTGCGCCCTATCCGGTGATGACGCCCTGGGGCGTGGAGATGCAGAAGGTGAAGGTCGAGATCGACGAAGACCTGCTCAAGCAGATCTCCGAGAGCACCGGCGGCCGTTATTTCCGCGCCACGGACAACACCAAGCTCGCGGAAATCTATTCGGAAATCAACAAGATGGAGAAGGCCCGCACGACGGTGGACAGCTTCCCCGTCTATAAGGAACTGTTCGGTCGTTTCGGCGTGGCGGCGCTCATCTGCCTGCTGCTCGAACTGCTCGTAGGACTTTTATTGAGGAGGATGCCGTAG
- a CDS encoding MoxR-like ATPase, whose protein sequence is MNYMESVNIKELNERIQKESAFVDLLSLEMGKVIVGQKHLVENLMIAMLADGHILLEGVPGLAKTLAISTLAQAVDGKFSRIQFTPDLLPADVTGTLIYSQKKEQFEVHKGPVFANFVLADEINRAPAKVQSALLEAMQERQVTLGDQTFPLPRPFLVMATQNPIEQEGTYPLPEAQVDRFMLKVVVGYPKKEEEKLIIRMNNSGEFPKVSSVVRPEDIVRARDIVREVYMDEKIERYIVDIVYATRTPEEYGLKNLKDLIAYGGSPRASISLSMAAKAYAFIKRRGYVIPEDVRAVCPEVLRHRIGLTYEAEAENVTPEEIIEQVINAVIVP, encoded by the coding sequence ATGAATTATATGGAAAGTGTAAACATCAAGGAGCTGAACGAACGCATCCAGAAAGAGAGCGCGTTCGTCGACCTCCTGTCGCTGGAGATGGGCAAGGTGATCGTCGGGCAGAAGCACCTGGTGGAGAACCTGATGATCGCGATGCTTGCCGACGGGCACATCCTGCTCGAAGGCGTGCCGGGCCTGGCCAAGACCCTGGCGATCAGCACCCTCGCCCAGGCTGTCGACGGCAAGTTCAGCCGCATCCAGTTCACCCCCGACCTGCTGCCGGCCGACGTGACCGGCACCCTGATCTACTCCCAGAAGAAAGAGCAGTTCGAAGTACATAAGGGTCCCGTGTTCGCCAATTTCGTCCTCGCGGACGAGATCAACCGCGCCCCGGCCAAGGTCCAGTCGGCCCTGCTCGAGGCGATGCAGGAGCGGCAGGTGACCCTGGGCGACCAGACCTTCCCGCTGCCGCGCCCCTTCCTCGTGATGGCCACGCAGAACCCGATCGAGCAGGAAGGCACTTATCCGCTCCCGGAAGCGCAGGTGGACCGTTTCATGCTGAAGGTCGTCGTGGGCTATCCCAAGAAGGAAGAGGAGAAGCTCATCATCCGGATGAACAACAGCGGGGAGTTCCCCAAGGTTTCGTCCGTCGTGCGCCCCGAGGACATCGTGCGGGCCCGCGACATCGTGCGCGAAGTCTATATGGACGAGAAGATCGAGCGCTATATCGTGGACATCGTCTATGCGACCCGTACTCCCGAGGAGTATGGCCTGAAGAATCTGAAGGACCTGATCGCCTATGGCGGCTCGCCGCGTGCGAGCATCAGCCTGTCGATGGCGGCCAAGGCCTATGCGTTCATCAAACGCCGCGGCTACGTCATCCCCGAGGATGTGCGTGCCGTGTGCCCGGAGGTGCTGCGCCACCGCATCGGCCTGACCTACGAGGCCGAGGCGGAGAACGTCACGCCCGAAGAGATCATCGAGCAGGTCATCAATGCCGTCATCGTCCCGTAA
- a CDS encoding tRNA pseudouridine38-40 synthase codes for MRYLIKLSYNGADFCGWQVQPDAPSVQQALESALSTLLHAPVAVTGAGRTDTGVNAVGYVAHFDAAGELDTPQLRYKLNAILPRSVVIHEIAPAAPEFHARFDATRREYTYFLHRVKDPFVDAFSYLYTFPGVDFEAMDKAAQALLGQHDFRCFEKTGADSKTSLCTVFEAGWHRYTPTHLALTGRQGGDDYWYFRIAADRFLRNMVRAVVGTLLEVGRGKRSVEDFAALVLPPDYGLAGEKVSRRSLAGESAPAEALFLSEVDY; via the coding sequence ATGCGTTACCTCATCAAGCTCTCCTACAACGGCGCGGACTTCTGCGGATGGCAGGTCCAACCGGATGCCCCGAGTGTCCAGCAGGCGCTCGAAAGCGCCCTGTCCACGCTGCTGCATGCCCCCGTGGCCGTGACCGGCGCAGGCCGGACCGACACGGGCGTCAACGCAGTCGGCTACGTCGCGCATTTTGACGCAGCCGGCGAGCTTGATACACCTCAGTTGCGCTACAAATTAAATGCCATCCTGCCCCGTTCCGTGGTCATTCACGAGATCGCTCCGGCGGCCCCGGAATTCCACGCCAGGTTCGACGCCACGAGACGCGAATATACATATTTTCTGCATCGCGTCAAAGACCCTTTCGTGGACGCCTTTTCCTATCTCTACACCTTCCCCGGGGTGGATTTCGAAGCGATGGACAAAGCCGCGCAAGCGCTTCTGGGACAGCACGATTTCCGCTGTTTCGAGAAGACGGGCGCCGACTCCAAGACCTCGCTCTGCACGGTCTTCGAGGCCGGCTGGCACCGCTACACGCCCACCCACCTCGCGCTGACGGGCCGGCAGGGCGGCGACGACTACTGGTATTTCCGCATCGCGGCCGACCGCTTCCTGCGCAACATGGTCCGCGCGGTGGTCGGGACGCTGCTCGAAGTCGGGCGCGGCAAGCGCAGCGTCGAAGACTTCGCGGCGCTCGTCCTGCCCCCGGATTACGGTCTTGCCGGCGAGAAGGTGTCGAGACGTAGTCTCGCGGGCGAAAGCGCCCCCGCGGAGGCCCTCTTCCTCAGCGAAGTCGACTATTGA
- a CDS encoding outer membrane transport energization protein ExbB, whose protein sequence is MFTILLQTDITPAVPVQQEMSYSLIEMAAKGGPLMWVLLALSIVAIYIFGKKWWIIRQAGKIDKDFINDIRDYIHEGKTKSARTLCEKYDAPVARMVEAGIARLGKPATDVQAAIENVGNVEVARLEKGLPYLATIAGGAPMIGFLGTVIGMVQAFFNMSNAGNNIDITLLSSGIYTAMITTVGGLIVGILAYFGYNFLTARVSNLVYSMENATIQFMDMLGEPVADAAKAE, encoded by the coding sequence ATGTTTACGATTCTCCTCCAGACAGACATCACGCCGGCGGTTCCCGTCCAGCAGGAGATGTCTTATTCTCTCATCGAGATGGCTGCCAAGGGCGGCCCGCTGATGTGGGTCCTCCTCGCCCTCTCGATCGTCGCCATCTACATCTTCGGCAAGAAGTGGTGGATCATCCGCCAGGCCGGCAAGATCGACAAGGATTTCATCAACGACATCCGCGACTACATCCACGAAGGCAAGACCAAGTCCGCCCGGACGCTGTGCGAGAAGTACGACGCGCCCGTCGCCCGGATGGTCGAGGCCGGCATCGCCCGCCTGGGCAAACCCGCCACCGACGTGCAGGCCGCCATCGAGAATGTAGGCAACGTGGAGGTGGCCCGCCTGGAGAAGGGTCTTCCCTACCTCGCGACCATCGCGGGCGGCGCCCCGATGATCGGCTTCCTCGGCACCGTGATCGGTATGGTGCAGGCGTTCTTCAACATGTCCAACGCCGGCAACAACATCGACATCACCCTGCTGTCGAGCGGCATCTACACCGCCATGATCACCACGGTCGGCGGTCTGATCGTGGGCATCCTCGCCTACTTCGGCTACAACTTCCTGACGGCGCGCGTCTCCAACCTCGTGTACAGCATGGAGAACGCCACCATCCAGTTCATGGACATGCTCGGCGAGCCTGTCGCCGATGCCGCTAAAGCAGAATAA
- a CDS encoding biopolymer transport protein ExbD — protein sequence MPLKQNKMVLKRITKADPNIAMSSMTDIVFLLLIFFLVTSTLVNPNALKLLLPKSTGQVGAKATVSVSIKDWGEDRFTYHINGAQEPVAFAEVEDELVDLLQSEEDPTFSIYSDETVPIGEIVQVMNIAKRNHYKVILATQPE from the coding sequence ATGCCGCTAAAGCAGAATAAGATGGTCCTCAAGCGTATCACCAAGGCGGATCCCAACATCGCGATGTCCTCGATGACGGACATCGTGTTCCTGCTGCTGATCTTCTTCCTGGTGACCTCCACCCTGGTCAATCCCAACGCCCTCAAGCTCCTGCTCCCCAAGAGCACCGGCCAGGTGGGCGCCAAGGCCACGGTGAGCGTCTCCATCAAGGACTGGGGCGAGGACCGCTTCACCTACCACATCAACGGAGCCCAGGAGCCCGTGGCCTTCGCCGAGGTGGAGGACGAACTGGTGGACCTGCTCCAGAGCGAGGAGGACCCCACTTTCTCCATCTACTCCGACGAGACCGTCCCCATCGGCGAGATCGTCCAGGTGATGAACATCGCCAAACGCAACCATTACAAAGTCATCCTGGCCACACAGCCGGAATAA
- a CDS encoding outer membrane transport energization protein TonB has translation MQNDQIIRLKRERNAKITGILLSVAAHVCALALVSMSGLKYIYPPPQEQSMLIDFTEAPELLQQPQGQEPLAEEVDLARPVELAQRSESPFVADKPNETPQTQPDPVGDVEVPAPEPKEPALDPRASFPGMSRKDTTRTAPHAAAEAGEAFKAGQPQGNTEHGRTDGKPNAHVEGRSTVGNIPRPVYNVQESGDVIVTIWVDNYGNVVRAVPGGDGTTVTDKALWAAARKAALETHFNMSADAPAMQEGTITYHFKLK, from the coding sequence ATGCAGAACGACCAGATCATCAGACTGAAGCGCGAGCGCAACGCCAAGATCACCGGCATCCTCCTGTCGGTGGCCGCCCACGTGTGCGCCCTGGCCCTCGTGTCGATGTCCGGTCTGAAGTACATCTACCCCCCTCCCCAGGAGCAGTCGATGCTCATCGACTTCACCGAGGCCCCCGAGCTGTTACAGCAGCCTCAGGGACAGGAGCCCCTCGCGGAAGAGGTCGACCTCGCGCGTCCCGTCGAGCTGGCGCAGCGGAGCGAGTCCCCTTTTGTGGCTGACAAGCCCAACGAGACTCCGCAGACGCAGCCGGATCCGGTCGGCGACGTGGAGGTGCCTGCCCCCGAGCCGAAAGAGCCCGCCCTGGATCCCAGGGCCTCCTTCCCCGGGATGTCCCGCAAAGACACCACTCGCACGGCGCCGCACGCGGCCGCCGAAGCGGGTGAGGCCTTCAAGGCCGGTCAGCCGCAGGGCAATACTGAACATGGCCGTACAGACGGCAAGCCCAACGCTCACGTCGAAGGACGCAGCACCGTGGGCAATATCCCACGTCCCGTGTATAACGTACAGGAAAGCGGAGACGTTATCGTTACCATTTGGGTGGACAACTACGGCAACGTAGTCAGAGCCGTGCCGGGAGGCGACGGCACCACCGTTACAGACAAAGCCCTCTGGGCGGCGGCGCGCAAGGCCGCGCTCGAGACGCACTTCAACATGAGCGCCGACGCTCCCGCAATGCAGGAGGGCACAATTACTTATCATTTTAAACTCAAGTAG
- a CDS encoding 23S rRNA pseudouridine2605 synthase encodes MDQFTKEGRKLRPRKTAGPRPSSEKVEYTPGAHRSEGEHRSNNYEGHRSYGEGRPQRPYGESRGNYGGNRGGGSYGNRDNRGFGGRNSYGNDRGNYVENRGYGERRSYGDNREGGERRSYGENRSYGEGRSNYGENRGNSYGERRPRQYGENRGGSSYGNRSEGRSFGGPRKPMGGKPKSKKPGRKPNFTRESTEGINRMISRRPVVNGSESTETPFPMPIQDTVRLNKFIANSGVCSRREADTLIQAGVVTVNGEVVTELGTKVNIFTDDIRFNGQRLKGEEKVYIVMNKPKGFVTTASDPHAEKTVVDLVKNCPARVYPVGRLDKNTTGVLMLTNDGEIAERLTHPSYDKKKIYQVALDRPLSQEDFDKILSGIELSDGEVKADELEYIDEKDKRKLGIEIHSGKNRIVRRIFENLGYSVKALDRVYFAGLTKKGLKKGEWRYLTEGETNILKMGAYV; translated from the coding sequence ATGGACCAATTTACCAAAGAAGGCCGAAAACTTAGACCTAGAAAGACGGCGGGACCCCGTCCCAGCTCCGAGAAAGTGGAGTACACGCCCGGCGCGCACAGAAGCGAGGGCGAACACAGAAGCAACAATTACGAAGGACACCGCAGCTACGGCGAGGGCCGTCCGCAGCGCCCCTACGGCGAGAGCCGCGGCAACTATGGCGGCAACCGCGGCGGCGGCAGCTACGGCAACCGCGACAACCGCGGATTCGGCGGCCGCAACAGCTACGGCAACGACCGCGGCAATTACGTTGAGAACCGCGGCTACGGCGAGCGCCGCAGCTATGGCGACAACCGCGAGGGCGGCGAGCGCCGCTCCTACGGCGAGAACCGTTCCTACGGCGAGGGCCGCAGCAATTACGGCGAGAACCGCGGCAACAGCTACGGCGAGCGCCGGCCGCGCCAGTACGGCGAGAACCGTGGCGGCAGCAGCTACGGCAACCGCAGCGAGGGCCGCAGTTTCGGCGGGCCGCGCAAGCCGATGGGCGGCAAGCCCAAGAGCAAGAAGCCGGGCCGCAAGCCCAACTTCACCCGCGAATCCACGGAAGGCATCAACCGCATGATCAGCCGCCGTCCCGTCGTGAACGGCAGCGAGAGCACCGAGACACCGTTCCCGATGCCCATCCAGGACACCGTCCGCCTCAACAAGTTCATCGCCAATTCGGGCGTCTGCTCCCGCCGGGAGGCCGACACCCTCATCCAGGCCGGTGTCGTGACCGTCAACGGCGAGGTGGTGACCGAGCTCGGTACCAAGGTCAATATCTTCACCGACGACATCCGTTTCAACGGCCAGCGCCTCAAGGGCGAGGAGAAGGTCTACATCGTGATGAACAAGCCTAAGGGCTTCGTGACCACGGCCAGCGACCCCCACGCCGAGAAGACCGTCGTCGACCTCGTCAAGAACTGCCCCGCCCGCGTCTATCCGGTGGGCCGTCTGGACAAGAACACGACCGGCGTGCTGATGCTGACCAACGACGGAGAGATCGCGGAGCGCCTCACGCATCCTTCCTACGATAAGAAGAAGATCTACCAGGTCGCCCTCGACCGCCCGCTCAGCCAGGAGGACTTCGACAAGATCCTGTCCGGCATCGAGCTCTCCGACGGCGAAGTCAAGGCCGACGAACTGGAATACATCGACGAGAAAGACAAGCGCAAGCTCGGCATCGAGATCCACTCCGGCAAGAACCGCATCGTCCGCCGCATCTTCGAGAACCTGGGCTACAGCGTCAAGGCGCTGGACCGCGTCTATTTCGCGGGCCTGACCAAGAAGGGCCTCAAGAAGGGCGAGTGGCGCTACCTCACCGAGGGCGAGACCAACATTCTGAAGATGGGGGCTTACGTATAA
- a CDS encoding GTP-binding protein Era, with protein sequence MAHRSGFVCIIGNPNVGKSTLMNALVGEKLSIVTAKAQTTRHRIMGIVNGDDWQIVYSDTPGILKPNYRLQQNMMNFVDGAIGDADIILYVTDTVETPDKNSEYVEKLSHVECPVIVVVNKIDVSDQAHVVELLGYWKEKLPAATVIPASAQERFNLESILDAVLERLPECPPWFDKDAFTDKNLRFFASEIIREKILLNYKEEVPYCCEVGIESFKEGAERYDIGAVIYVMRESQKGIIIGRQGAALKKVGTQARIEMEDFFQKKVFLQIYVKVDPDWRESRRELRKFGYEE encoded by the coding sequence ATGGCGCACCGCTCGGGATTCGTTTGCATCATCGGCAACCCGAACGTCGGGAAATCGACGCTGATGAACGCGCTGGTGGGCGAGAAGCTCTCCATCGTGACGGCGAAGGCGCAGACGACGCGCCATCGCATCATGGGCATCGTGAACGGGGATGACTGGCAGATCGTTTACTCCGATACGCCGGGCATCCTCAAGCCCAACTACCGGCTCCAGCAGAACATGATGAACTTTGTCGACGGCGCCATCGGCGACGCCGACATCATCCTCTATGTCACGGACACGGTCGAGACGCCCGACAAGAACAGTGAGTACGTGGAGAAGCTCTCCCACGTGGAGTGCCCCGTCATCGTGGTCGTCAACAAGATCGACGTCAGCGACCAGGCCCATGTCGTGGAGCTGCTCGGCTACTGGAAGGAGAAGCTCCCCGCGGCGACGGTCATCCCCGCCTCCGCGCAGGAGCGCTTCAACCTCGAGAGCATCCTCGACGCCGTCCTGGAGCGCCTGCCCGAGTGCCCGCCGTGGTTCGACAAGGACGCCTTCACGGACAAGAACCTCCGCTTCTTCGCATCGGAGATCATCCGGGAGAAGATCCTCCTCAACTACAAGGAGGAGGTTCCCTACTGCTGCGAAGTGGGCATCGAGTCCTTCAAGGAAGGTGCGGAGCGCTACGACATCGGCGCCGTCATCTATGTGATGCGCGAGTCGCAGAAAGGCATCATCATCGGCCGCCAGGGAGCCGCCCTGAAGAAGGTCGGCACCCAGGCCCGCATCGAGATGGAAGACTTCTTCCAGAAGAAGGTCTTCCTGCAGATATACGTCAAGGTGGATCCCGACTGGCGGGAGAGCCGGCGCGAATTGCGCAAATTCGGATACGAAGAGTAG